In the Tribolium castaneum strain GA2 chromosome 1, icTriCast1.1, whole genome shotgun sequence genome, one interval contains:
- the LOC103312391 gene encoding uncharacterized protein LOC103312391 — translation MDSLSLELLEFILSSPVLSDRDVLNFSSTCHHFRNIVLTSEVIWRRRFYRKLPSFSDNSWCPDSYYEELKYFYSLKPRVLDMLESAFVDFFSESICPKVNLSDWEMLYNEKAPNYFYLRRHLLDINNTKEAINSILIVPFNTPGHLTLQFFARFSLSFLNEIYLKNTWPKFIRAPPKQQIFEKLAILVAQWFHLDTETVELYVTKGLDNFANLVKMRLKATHPKHPIFATQEIKWKKEKLDKHQWEPEDCQVIISTIRDVLYSDLGFQECDHEWEFITRILESRKCLPTNLAVIYESVARRLGVLVDVVCDFSRHKYCFLQLQLNETIYYINPGNGCFMRGVTSSKRVTSGVIVQQMIDNLQHKFLDVNDRDKNELIRSLCRLNDIINNVYISSPLRLLYHQIRKCGNNNKRPIALKYAVGMVVVLNNAISWSTGTPISGKGVIFDWNRSEYEEDYLYGVICDNGEALSLMDYKDALTPTADPGNLQSIEQVALYFSHFFVNHFVPNLEVEKLFPYDGEVRQKFYHQLQARDGRV, via the exons ATGGATTCTTTGTCACTTGAGTTGCTTGAGTTTATTCTAAGTAGCCCTGTTCTAAGTGACAGGGACGTACTTAATTTTTCCTCAACATGTCACCATTTCCGTAATATTGTTCTAACCAGTGAAGTGATATGGAGACGAAGATTTTACAGGAA ATTGCCAAGCTTTTCCGATAATTCCTGGTGTCCTGACTCGTATTATGAAgaacttaaatatttttactcatTGAAACCTAGGGTGCTTGATATGTTAGAATCGGcctttgttgattttttctcAGAGAGCATTTGTCCTAAGGTGAACTTAAGCGACTGGGAAATGCTTTATAATGAAAAGgcaccaaattatttttacttacgTAGACATCTCCTCGacattaataatacaaaaGAAGCGATAAATAGTATCCTAATTGTGCCTTTCAA TACTCCAGGTCATTTAACGTTGCAATTTTTCGCACGATTCAGTTTGAGCTTCTTGAATGAAATATATCTGAAAAATACTTGGCCCAAATTCATCCGTGCTCCACCTAAGcaacaaatttttgagaaacttGCTATTCTTGTCGCACAGTGGTTTCACCTTGACACTGAAACAGTCGAGCTTTATGTTACAAAAGGACTTgacaattttgcaaatttggtaaaaatgaGACTGAAGGCTACGCACCCCAAACATCCAATTTTCGCCACCCAAGAAATCAagtggaaaaaagaaaagttggACAAACACCAATGGGAGCCTGAAGATTGCCAAGTGATCATTTCCACAATCCGTGATGTTCTCTACTCGGATCTGGGGTTCCAAGAATGTGATCATGAGTGGGAGTTTATTACTAGA atTTTAGAAAGTCGCAAATGCCTCCCGACGAATTTGGCGGTGATTTACGAAAGTGTGGCTAGGCGTTTGGGGGTCCTGGTCGATGTGGTCTGCGATTTCAGTCGTCACAAGTATTGTTTTCTTCAACTTCAATTAAATGAAACGATTTATTACATTAATCCTGGCAATGGGTGTTTTATGCGCGGAGTGACTTCTTCAAAGAGAGTTACCAGCGGCGTAATAGTTCAACAAATGATTGACAATTTGCAACATAAATTCCTGGATGTAAATGACAGAGACAAAAACGAACTGATTCGGTCGTTGTGTCGCCTTAATGATATCATTAACAACGTCTATATCTCGTCACCACTGAGACTACTCTACCATCAAATTCGCAAATGtggaaataacaataaacggCCCATTGCTCTAAAGTATGCCGTGGGTATGGTAGTGGTTCTTAACAATGCTATAAGCTGGAGTACAGGCACGCCTATTAGTGGGAAAGGTGTGATTTTTGATTGGAATAGATCGGAGTATGAGGAGGATTATCTGTATGGGGTCATTTGTGATAATGGAGAAGCACTAAGCCTTATGGATTATAAAG atgcATTAACTCCGACCGCTGATCCGGGTAACTTACAATCGATAGAACAAGTTGCTCTATACTTTTCACACTTTTTCGTTAACCACTTCGTTCCAAATTTAGAAGTGGAGAAACTTTTTCCTTATGATGGGGAAGTGAGACAAAAGTTCTACCACCAACTGCAGGCCCGTGATGGAAGAGTTTAg
- the MED10 gene encoding mediator of RNA polymerase II transcription subunit 10 — MASSLENLESQLELFIENVRQIHIIVSDFQPQSQNVLNQKLLALVHGLQEVDKLKSQVQDVHVPLEVFDYIDQGRNPQLYTKDCIEKALAKNEQVKGKIDAYRKFKANMLLELSKTFPTELSKYRAIRGDE, encoded by the exons atgGCGTCTTCTTTGGAAAATTTAGAAAGCCAACTGGAgctttttatcgaaaatgttCGTCAAATTCATATAATAGTTAGCGATTTTCAGCCCCAAAGTCAAAACGTGCTGaaccaaaaact GCTTGCATTGGTGCACGGTTTACAAGAAGTAGATAAACTCAAATCACAAGTACAGGATGTCCATGTTCCTTTGGAAGTTTTTGA tTACATTGACCAAGGACGTAATCCACAGTTGTACACAAAAGACTGTATTGAGAAAGCCTTGGCCAAGAACGAACAAGTGAAGGGTAAAATTGACGCCTACCGCAAATTCAAAGCAAACATGTTGCTGGAATTGAGCAAAACGTTTCCAACTGAGTTGAGTAAATATCGGGCGATAAGGGGCGATGAATGA
- the LOC103312378 gene encoding protein Abitram — MAETEVATGSSVEVKTEPKSPESDEEVDEKPIPSILDSISKEQIANFQPYYERYFEKKYCTKFTTENVNLDTCVRVHTNKVCVISLSEKHSIIKKHQRIKNLNFQVSLKVNRLKNNMSGKGKRGAQLLQPESVLCFIETEDGEKYPVHAGIYGKLLEINDRLSENPNLLVDDLNEGFLAVILPDLRRLEENIKSLVVKEEYNT, encoded by the exons ATGGCCGAGACAGAG gtGGCTACAGGCTCGAGTGTTGAGGTCAAAACAGAGCCCAAAAGTCCCGAGAGTGACGAAGAAGTTGACGAAAAACCAATACCCTCCATTCTTGACAGCATTTCTAAAGAACAAATCGCCAACTTTCAGCCGTACTATGAGcggtattttgaaaaaaagtactgTACAAAATTCACGACCGAAAATGTAAACTTGGATACCTGTGTTAGGGTTCACACTAACAAGGTTTGCGTGATTTCTTTATCAGAGAAGCACTctataataaaaaagcatcaaagaataaaaaatctcaACTTTCAAGTAAGCCTCAAagtgaatcgtttaaaaaataacatgtcAGGGAAAGGGAAGAGAGGAGCACAACTCTTGCAGCCTGAATCCGTTCTATGTTTCATTGAGACTGAAGACGGTGAAAAGTACCCCGTCCATGCAGGCATTTATGGAAAATTGCTGGAAATAAATGATAGGCTTTCGGAAAACCCTAACTTGCTTGTGGATGATTTAAATGAAGGTTTTCTCGCGGTGATTTTGCCTGATTTGCGTCGACTTGAGGAGAACATAAAGTCGCTAGTAGTTAAAGAGGAATACAATACGTAA